One Cucurbita pepo subsp. pepo cultivar mu-cu-16 unplaced genomic scaffold, ASM280686v2 Cp4.1_scaffold002084, whole genome shotgun sequence genomic window carries:
- the LOC111786594 gene encoding vacuolar iron transporter 1-like: MGEAAASLDPEKQRLLIQHHEEKHFMSSEVVRDIIIGVSDGLTVPFALAAGLSGANVTSSIILIAGIAEVAAGAISMGLGGYLAAKSEADHYMRELKREQEEVIEVPDTEAAEVADILAQYGVEAHEYEPVVAALRRNPEAWVDFMMKFELGLEKPDPQRAVISAMTIAVSYIIGGLVPLSPYMVFEAAEDGVVASVIVTIIALLVFGFAKGHFTGNRPIMSALQTAFIGAIASAAAFLIAKAFRV, from the exons ATGGGGGAAGCTGCTGCCTCCTTAGACCCTGAGAAGCAGAGGCTTCTCATCCAACACCATGAGGAGAAGCACTTCATGTCCAGCGAAGTCGTCCGCGACATTATCATCGGTGTCTCCGATGGCCTCACCGTGCCCTTTGCCCTCGCGGCGGGGCTGTCCGGTGCTAATGTTACCTCCAGCATCATCCTCATTGCTGGCATTGCTGAAGTTGCTGCCGGAGCCATCTCCATGGGACTCGGCGG ATACCTTGCAGCTAAAAGTGAAGCGGATCATTACATGAGAGAACTGAAGAGGGAACAAGAAGAGGTGATTGAGGTTCCAGACACAG aGGCAGCTGAAGTAGCAGATATCTTGGCACAATATGGGGTTGAAGCCCATGAATATGAGCCAGTGGTTGCAGCTCTTAGAAGGAACCCTGAAGCATGGGTTGATTTCATGATGAA ATTTGAACTGGGTTTGGAAAAGCCAGACCCACAGAGGGCTGTAATTAGCGCAATGACAATAGCGGTGTCGTACATAATAGGAGGGTTGGTGCCGTTGTCGCCATACATGGTGTTCGAGGCAGCTGAAGATGGTGTGGTTGCCTCTGTGATAGTAACCATAATAGCACTGCTAGTGTTCGGGTTTGCAAAGGGGCATTTCACTGGCAATCGTCCCATAATGAGTGCCTTACAAACAGCGTTTATTGGAGCCATTGCATCCGCCGCTGCTTTCCTTATTGCAAAGGCGTTTCGTGTCTAG